The following are encoded together in the Triticum dicoccoides isolate Atlit2015 ecotype Zavitan chromosome 6B, WEW_v2.0, whole genome shotgun sequence genome:
- the LOC119321008 gene encoding zinc finger protein SHOOT GRAVITROPISM 5-like produces the protein MAELPSGWLQIASAPTAVPATNELEETAELPSGWLQIATTSSATKRKRRRAGTPDPGAEVVALSPRALLEPKTYACEACDQGFLREAKLQTHRRWHRVPWEQPPKREAGNANAAPPARKRVFLCPEPSCVHRHPSHALRGLAGIKNHFRRKHVGPRQRACSHCSGSYAVHDGYIAHLKTCCARLSYPCRCGRVFFRVDKFAKHQYMCSGGPPQADVSSAPVREALWEPRQPAAALSLSSFPSPFSDILIDAAMRSPAAPTFHRLFDEVPPPDTSCVGHDLELRLMLPSCHAAPRSPPAPISRGDDDAIQLQLSMALCSGDS, from the exons ATGGCGGAGCTGCCGTCCGGGTGGCTGCAGATCGCCAGCGCGCCGACAGCCGTGCCGGCTACGAACGAGCTCGAGGAGACGGCGGAGCTGCCGTCCGGGTGGCTGCAGAtcgccaccacctcctccgcaaCCAAGAGAAAGCGCCGGCGAGCTGGGACACCAG ACCCCGGCGCGGAGGTGGTGGCGCTCTCGCCGCGGGCGCTGCTGGAACCGAAGACGTACGCGTGCGAGGCCTGCGACCAGGGGTTCCTGCGGGAGGCGAAACTGCAGACGCACCGGCGGTGGCACCGCGTGCCGTGGGAGCAGCCGCCGAAGCGGGAGGCCGGCAATGCCAATGCGGCGCCACCGGCCCGGAAACGGGTGTTCTTGTGCCCGGAGCCCAGCTGCGTGCACCGCCACCCCTCCCACGCCCTGAGAGGCCTCGCCGGCATCAAGAACCACTTCCGCCGCAAGCACGTCGGCCCCCGCCAGCGGGCATGCTCCCACTGCTCCGGGTCCTACGCCGTGCACGACGGCTACATTGCGCACCTCAAGACATGCTGCGCCCGCCTCAGCTACCCCTGCCGCTGCGGCCGCGTCTTCTTCCG GGTGGACAAGTTTGCAAAGCACCAGTACATGTGCAGCGGCGGCCCCCCACAAGCGGACGTGTCGTCGGCGCCGGTGCGCGAGGCGTTGTGGGAACCGCGGCAGCCGGCGGCAGCACTGTCCCTGTCAAGCTTCCCCAGCCCGTTCAGCGACATCCTCATCGACGCGGCAATGCGGAGCCCGGCCGCCCCCACGTTCCACCGGCTCTTCGACGAGGTGCCGCCGCCCGACACCAGTTGCGTCGGGCACGACCTCGAGCTGCGGCTCATGCTGCCATCGTGCCACGCAGCGCCGCGCTCACCGCCGGCGCCCATCTCCCGGGGAGACGACGACGCCATCCAGCTGCAGCTTTCCATGGCCCTATGCAGCGGCGACAGTTAG
- the LOC119321011 gene encoding protein indeterminate-domain 14-like, giving the protein MDARAGTRLTPSYTRDPSAAAAANPSAGSFGFASAGAPSSTGIAGGLFMPLKILPTPMMRRAAMKMKRKNFDKSTIATATKHMSISCAPTAVLATNEVEGTAEPPSGWPQIATTSSATKIKRRPAGTQDPDAEAEVVSLSPRTLLEPKTYVCEICNRGFRRGPNLQMHRRRHGVPWEPLQKREAGKAAPPGRKRVFVCPEPSCPRHHPSHALSGATAIKRHFRREHGANRQWPCSRCSRAFAVHGDYKAHLKTCGGSRTRARLLRYPCHWGRVFFRVDTFAYHQQTCRAVPPQADVPSARVCGALSEPQQPATTPSLSSFASPSSGILIGAVIWPGNAATRSPTVPTFDGFLPPPDTSRSGRDLELQLMPPSCHAAPRSPPAPISRGDEDVVQLQLSIGLCSSDNRRGEEFRPSSFQAPRGRARWRRAVRLQGGAGGAAAGEGGAAATCSPSSPTPSSSMAYRGGVTSLQWAMRSLPSWTAS; this is encoded by the exons ATGGACGCCCGCGCCGGCACCCGCCTCACCCCTTCCTACACCCGCgacccctccgctgccgccgccgcaaaCCCTAGCGCGGGGAGCTTTGGCTTCGCCTCCGCCGGAGCTCCTTCAAGCACCGGCATCGCGGGCGGCCTCTtcatgccgttgaagatcttgccaacaccaaTGATGCGGCGCGCGGCAATGAAAATGAAGAGGAAGAATT TCGACAAGAGCACGATCGCCACGGCGACGAAACACATGTCAATCTCTTGCGCGCCGACGGCCGTGCTGGCTACGAACGAGGTCGAGGGGACGGCGGAGCCGCCGTCTGGGTGGCCGCAGATCGCCACCACCTCCTCCGCGACCAAGATAAAGCGCCGGCCAGCCGGGACACAAG ACCCGGACGCGGAGGCGGAGGTGGTGTCGCTGTCCCCGCGGACTCTGCTGGAGCCGAAGACGTACGTGTGCGAGATCTGCAACAGGGGCTTCCGGCGGGGGCCGAACCTACAGATGCACCGGCGGCGGCACGGCGTGCCGTGGGAGCCGCTGCAGAAGCGGGAGGCCGGCAAGGCGGCGCCGCCGGGCCGGAAGCGGGTGTTCGTGTGCCCGGAGCCCAGCTGCCCGCGCCACCACCCCTCCCATGCCCTCAGCGGCGCCACCGCCATCAAGCGCCACTTCCGCCGCGAGCACGGCGCCAACCGCCAGTGGCCCTGCTCCCGCTGCTCCAGAGCCTTCGCCGTCCACGGCGACTACAAGGCCCACCTCAAGACCTGCGGCGGTAGCCGCACCCGCGCCCGCTTGCTCCGCTACCCCTGCCACTGGGGCCGCGTCTTCTTCCG GGTGGACACGTTCGCATATCACCAGCAAACGTGCCGCGCCGTTCCCCCACAGGCGGACGTGCCGTCGGCGCGGGTGTGCGGCGCGTTGTCCGAGCCGCAGCAGCCGGCGACAACACCGTCCCTGTCCAGCTTCGCCAGCCCATCCAGTGGCATCCTCATCGGCGCGGTGATTTGGCCCGGCAACGCGGCAACGCGGAGCCCGACCGTCCCCACGTTCGACGGGTTCTTGCCGCCGCCAGACACCAGTCGCAGCGGGCGCGACCTCGAGCTGCAGCTCATGCCGCCATCGTGCCACGCAGCGCCGCGCTCACCGCCGGCGCCCATTTCGCGGGGAGACGAGGACGTCGTCCAGCTGCAGCTTTCCATAGGCCTATGCAGCAGCGACAACCGTCGGGGAGAGGAGTTCAGGCCGTCGTCATTCCAGGCGCCACGTGGTCGAGCCCGGTGGCGGCGTGCAGTCCGCCTCCAGGGAGGAGCAGGAGGAGCTGCGGCCGGTGAAGGCGGAGCTGCAGCCACGTGCTCTCCATCGTCACCGACCCCCTCATCCTCGATGGCATACCGCGGCGGCGTCACCAGCCTGCAATGGGCGATGCGTAGCTTGCCATCTTGGACCGCCTCTTAA
- the LOC119321009 gene encoding uncharacterized protein LOC119321009, whose translation MRPGCCTGSLKRSLFALVEVAVALVEGSCCSVCFLGCFAASAVLEDLFLKKRLMEGQDLVKEQDNRVLTIPPGSLQPDPGIEINMQSLSIQDPEVLHIQADQNKEEQGQYSRYNILMKLAVTGGSPRVLSLQVVQQSMSRAWRENYHGISQLSRYIFVAHFRSLEAAMFVITRQPWSMGLDNFLLEWMDPEDQTRNIQDYKFDVIFVTVRVYGVPPRFRSQELLTKILQSVGQLSEFHPFSQAMIHAKPDYMWGTIKAKVNISVRDRIWVSFAKDLAAWIYLFYERIGRICTFCGLMFHSVQYCPTRNNLLISRQRLQISLDQIPSVRFGQWMVNVDLIPKHLNSEIQEDMDSFSSFLNPQLVRLQKQFMQSSKGKSKVSDEGGVSQVVNKELSPKEINKQRQQLQQGDTSKYSEMHLQQKKF comes from the exons ATGCGGCCGGGCTGCTGCACAGGATCCTTGAAGCGCAGTCTCTTCGCTCTTGTTGAAGTAGCAGTAGCTCTTGTTGAGGGCTCTTGCTGCTCAG TCTGTTTCCTTGGTTGCTTTGCTGCTTCTGCTGTTCTTGAGGATCTGTTCTTGAAGAAGAGGCTGATGGAGGGGCAAGATCTGGTGAAGGAGCAAGACAACAGAGTGCTCACGATTCCTCCAGGATCTCTTCAACCGGATCCCGGGATTGAAATCAATATGCAAAGCTTATCAATCCAAGATCCAGAAGTTCTTCATATTCAGGCAGACCAAAATAAGGAAGAGCAGGGACAATATAGCAGGTACAATATACTTATGAAGCTTGCGGTTACTGGAGGATCTCCGAGAGTTCTCTCTCTACAAGTGGTGCAGCAGTCCATGTCTCGGGCCTGGAGAGAAAATTATCATGGGATTTCGCAGCTTTCAAGGTACATCTTTGTTGCGCATTTCCGCTCTTTGGAGGCAGCCATGTTTGTGATTACTCGTCAGCCCTGGAGTATGGGTTTGGATAATTTCTTACTTGAGTGGATGGATCCAGAGGATCAGACTAGAAATATTCAGGACTACAAGTTTGATGTAATCTTTGTCACTGTCCGTGTGTATGGTGTTCCTCCAAGATTCAGATCCCAAGAGTTGTTAACTAAGATTTTGCAAAGTGTTGGTCAATTATCAGAATTTCATCCATTCAGTCAGGCTATGATTCATGCAAAACCAGATTACATGTGGGGTACAATCAAGGCTAAGGTAAATATCTCAGTAAGAGATAGGATTTGGGTCTCTTTTGCCAAAGATCTTGCTGCTTGGATATACTTGTTTTATGAAAGGATTGGTCGAATTTGCACTTTCTGTGGGCTCATGTTTCATAGTGTTCAGTATTGTCCTACTAGGAACAATCTCCTCATTTCAAGGCAAAGGCTCCAGATTTCTCTTGATCAAATTCCTTCAGTTAGGTTTGGTCAATGGATGGTTAATGTCGATCTCATTCCGAAACACTTGAACTCTGAAATACAGGAGGATATGGATTCTTTCTCATCTTTTCTGAATCCGCAGCTAGTTCGATTACAGAAACAATTCATGCAAAGTTCTAAGGGGAAATCTAAGGTCTCTGATGAGGGAGGTGTTTCACAAGTAGTTAATAAAGAATTATCACCGAAGGAAATTAATAAGCAGAGGCAGCAACTTCAGCAAGGTGATACATCAAAATATTCAGAGATGCATTTGCAACAGAAGAAATTTTAG